The following coding sequences lie in one Arachis hypogaea cultivar Tifrunner chromosome 9, arahy.Tifrunner.gnm2.J5K5, whole genome shotgun sequence genomic window:
- the LOC112710794 gene encoding uncharacterized protein isoform X2: protein MTDYHFVYKDVEGASTQWDDIQRKLGNLPKKPPAFKPPPFAPAPDPDSLSKDKAWLDSRNEDELEDLENDLDDDRFLEEYKKKRLAEMKEAAKVLRFGSVVPISGSDFVREVSQAPSDVWVVVILYKDGIAECGVLMQCIEELATRYPATKFVKIISTDCIPNYPDRNLPTILVYNNGAVKGNYVGMHSFGRRCTPEGVALILCQSDPVLNDGQNRNEQSREAVIEGVRRKFIEKVVVDHEDRDDDGSSSD, encoded by the exons ATGACGGATTACCACTTTGTGTACAAAGATGTGGAAGGAGCATCAACCCAATGGGATGACATTCAGAGGAAGCTTGGCAATCTCCCTAAGAAACCGCCCGCTTTCAAGCCTCCGCCCTTCGCCCCTGCCCCCGATCCTGATTCCCTCTCCAAAGACAAGGCTTGGCTTGATTCCAGAAATGAGGATGAACTTGAAGACCTTGAAAATGATCTTGATGACGATCGCTTCCTTGAGGAGTACAA GAAGAAGAGATTGGCTGAGATGAAGGAAGCAGCTAAAGTTTTGAGGTTTGGATCTGTGGTTCCCATTTCAGGATCTGATTTCGTTCGAGAGGTTTCACAGGCTCCCTCCGATGTTTGGGTAGTTGTCATCCTTTACAAAGATGG CATTGCTGAATGTGGGGTTTTAATGCAATGCATTGAAGAATTGGCTACAAGATATCCTGCAACAAAATTTGTCAAGATAATATCAACTGATTGCATTCCCAACTATCCGGATCGAAATTTGCCCACCATATTGGTATACAACAATGGAGCAGTCAAAGGAAACTATGTTGGCATGCATAGTTTTGGACGAAGATGCACTCCTGAAG GTGTTGCGTTGATTCTGTGCCAATCGGATCCTGTACTAAACGACGGTCAAAATAGAAATGAGCAATCAAGAGAAGCTGTCATTGAAGGAGTTCGGAGAAAGTTTATAGAGAAAGTTGTCGTCGATCATGAAGATCGTGACGATGATGGTTCCTCAAGTGATTAG
- the LOC112710794 gene encoding uncharacterized protein isoform X1, with product MILRSYCLLIHRSKQQQRQQQHHHHHHHKTMTDYHFVYKDVEGASTQWDDIQRKLGNLPKKPPAFKPPPFAPAPDPDSLSKDKAWLDSRNEDELEDLENDLDDDRFLEEYKKKRLAEMKEAAKVLRFGSVVPISGSDFVREVSQAPSDVWVVVILYKDGIAECGVLMQCIEELATRYPATKFVKIISTDCIPNYPDRNLPTILVYNNGAVKGNYVGMHSFGRRCTPEGVALILCQSDPVLNDGQNRNEQSREAVIEGVRRKFIEKVVVDHEDRDDDGSSSD from the exons ATGATTTTGAGGAGCTACTGCCTCTTG ATTCATAGGAGTAAACAACAACAACGacaacaacaacatcatcatcatcatcatcacaaaaCAATGACGGATTACCACTTTGTGTACAAAGATGTGGAAGGAGCATCAACCCAATGGGATGACATTCAGAGGAAGCTTGGCAATCTCCCTAAGAAACCGCCCGCTTTCAAGCCTCCGCCCTTCGCCCCTGCCCCCGATCCTGATTCCCTCTCCAAAGACAAGGCTTGGCTTGATTCCAGAAATGAGGATGAACTTGAAGACCTTGAAAATGATCTTGATGACGATCGCTTCCTTGAGGAGTACAA GAAGAAGAGATTGGCTGAGATGAAGGAAGCAGCTAAAGTTTTGAGGTTTGGATCTGTGGTTCCCATTTCAGGATCTGATTTCGTTCGAGAGGTTTCACAGGCTCCCTCCGATGTTTGGGTAGTTGTCATCCTTTACAAAGATGG CATTGCTGAATGTGGGGTTTTAATGCAATGCATTGAAGAATTGGCTACAAGATATCCTGCAACAAAATTTGTCAAGATAATATCAACTGATTGCATTCCCAACTATCCGGATCGAAATTTGCCCACCATATTGGTATACAACAATGGAGCAGTCAAAGGAAACTATGTTGGCATGCATAGTTTTGGACGAAGATGCACTCCTGAAG GTGTTGCGTTGATTCTGTGCCAATCGGATCCTGTACTAAACGACGGTCAAAATAGAAATGAGCAATCAAGAGAAGCTGTCATTGAAGGAGTTCGGAGAAAGTTTATAGAGAAAGTTGTCGTCGATCATGAAGATCGTGACGATGATGGTTCCTCAAGTGATTAG